In Rhodospirillales bacterium, a single window of DNA contains:
- the carA gene encoding glutamine-hydrolyzing carbamoyl-phosphate synthase small subunit, with the protein MASSVPAPVPWASASLVLADGTAFWGRGLGAQGRAIGEICFNTSMTGYQEILTDPSYAGQIITFTFPHIGNVGTNAEDIESDVPAVRGLVLRADVTEPSNFRAIQHLDIWLKSNNLVGIAGIDTRRLTRRIRDEGFQTAGIDHGLIDPEGLGTEVGAWPGLEGMDLAKDVTCRQTYTWNQTDWELGTGYGTLSGAKHRVVAIDYGVKKNILRCLASLGCAVTVVPANATTDEIMRHEPDGIFLSNGPGDPAATGEYAVPVIRDLVASGKPVFGICLGHQMLALALCADTTKMANGHRGANHPIKNLDTGRVEITSQNHGFVVDADSLPAGVSATHVSLFDGTLAGIRVDGKPIFSVQYHPEASPGPQDSRYLFEDFVKAMEAA; encoded by the coding sequence ATGGCTTCATCCGTTCCCGCGCCGGTGCCTTGGGCCTCGGCGAGTCTCGTTCTCGCGGACGGAACGGCATTTTGGGGTCGTGGATTGGGCGCCCAAGGCCGCGCCATCGGCGAAATCTGCTTCAACACATCGATGACCGGCTACCAGGAGATCCTCACCGATCCCTCCTATGCAGGCCAGATTATAACTTTCACCTTCCCGCACATCGGCAATGTCGGCACCAATGCCGAGGATATCGAATCGGACGTGCCCGCCGTGCGCGGCCTGGTGTTGCGCGCCGATGTCACCGAGCCCTCGAACTTCCGCGCCATTCAGCACCTCGATATCTGGCTGAAATCGAACAATCTGGTTGGCATTGCGGGTATTGACACCCGCCGCCTGACCCGGCGCATTCGCGACGAGGGGTTCCAGACCGCCGGCATCGATCACGGCCTGATCGATCCCGAAGGCCTCGGCACCGAGGTCGGCGCCTGGCCGGGCCTTGAGGGCATGGATCTCGCCAAGGACGTGACCTGCCGCCAGACCTACACTTGGAACCAGACCGACTGGGAGCTCGGCACCGGCTACGGCACCCTGAGCGGCGCGAAACACCGTGTCGTTGCGATCGACTATGGCGTGAAGAAGAACATCCTGCGCTGCCTGGCCTCACTTGGCTGTGCCGTCACCGTGGTCCCGGCCAACGCCACGACCGACGAGATCATGCGCCACGAACCCGACGGCATCTTCCTGTCGAACGGCCCAGGCGATCCCGCCGCCACGGGCGAATACGCCGTGCCGGTGATCCGCGATCTCGTCGCAAGCGGCAAGCCCGTCTTTGGCATCTGCCTGGGCCACCAGATGCTCGCCTTGGCGCTGTGTGCCGACACCACAAAGATGGCCAATGGCCACCGCGGCGCGAACCACCCGATCAAGAACCTCGACACCGGCCGTGTCGAGATCACCAGCCAGAACCACGGCTTCGTGGTCGATGCCGACAGCCTGCCCGCAGGTGTCAGCGCCACCCATGTCAGCCTGTTCGATGGCACGCTCGCAGGCATCCGGGTCGACGGCAAACCGATCTTCTCCGTGCAGTACCATCCCGAAGCCAGCCCCGGTCCCCAGGATAGTCGCTACCTCTTCGAGGATTTTGTCAAGGCGATGGAAGCGGCCTGA